In Pseudomonas sp. MM213, a genomic segment contains:
- a CDS encoding pirin family protein — MNTPLVIRPRAEDVEGQPILRPLPSAKCRSVGPFVFFDHMLETRYPAGKGMNIRQHPHIGLSTLTYLFEGKIQHKDSLGSDQVVEAGDVSWMTAGSAIAHVERTPGALKASGFTMHGLQIWLASPKDHEQGPGHYSHHPAATLPVSDNLGVKIRMIAGSGFCLESPVPVLSPTLYAELNLQTATTLLIPTEHEERALYVLSGEAQLDGEPIEPYSLVVLPAGEEMTLFAESDCHAVLFGGAPLDGPRRINWNFVSSDPAAIDEARRRWAAGDWPSVPGESERIELP, encoded by the coding sequence ATGAACACTCCGCTCGTGATTCGCCCCCGCGCCGAAGATGTCGAAGGCCAACCGATTCTTCGCCCGTTGCCGTCAGCCAAATGCCGCAGCGTCGGGCCTTTTGTGTTTTTCGACCACATGCTGGAAACCCGTTATCCAGCGGGCAAAGGCATGAACATCCGTCAGCACCCGCACATCGGTCTGTCGACCCTTACCTACTTGTTCGAAGGGAAAATCCAGCACAAGGACAGCCTCGGTTCCGATCAGGTTGTGGAGGCCGGCGACGTCAGCTGGATGACCGCTGGCAGTGCTATTGCCCATGTCGAGCGCACGCCCGGAGCCCTGAAGGCCAGCGGTTTCACGATGCACGGTTTGCAGATCTGGCTGGCATCGCCCAAGGATCATGAGCAAGGCCCGGGACACTACAGCCATCACCCGGCAGCCACGTTGCCGGTCAGCGATAACCTTGGCGTAAAGATCCGGATGATCGCCGGGTCAGGCTTTTGCCTGGAATCGCCAGTGCCGGTGCTTTCTCCTACGCTGTACGCGGAACTGAACCTGCAAACAGCAACCACGCTGCTGATTCCCACCGAGCATGAAGAACGGGCGTTGTATGTGTTGAGCGGTGAGGCGCAGCTCGATGGCGAGCCGATAGAGCCGTACTCGCTAGTGGTGCTGCCTGCCGGGGAAGAAATGACGCTGTTCGCCGAGAGCGACTGTCATGCGGTGTTGTTCGGCGGCGCGCCGCTGGATGGACCGCGACGGATCAACTGGAATTTTGTGTCGAGCGATCCGGCGGCTATCGACGAAGCGCGCCGGCGCTGGGCGGCCGGGGATTGGCCGTCGGTGCCGGGGGAAAGCGAGCGTATTGAGCTGCCTTGA
- a CDS encoding OsmC family protein, which translates to MTVTVNTVSAEGFRHSVQIDDHELFADVPTSSGGEGSAPEPHDYFDAALGACKALTLKLYAKKKGIPLTGVGVEVKRDNSQEQKGKYALHVKLTLKGVLTDAQRDELHRVADRCPVHKLMTTSEVSIETHLSEGAFSQ; encoded by the coding sequence ATGACAGTCACCGTCAACACCGTTTCCGCCGAAGGTTTTCGCCACAGCGTACAAATCGATGACCACGAACTCTTCGCCGATGTCCCGACATCGTCCGGTGGCGAAGGCTCGGCGCCTGAGCCGCACGACTATTTCGATGCAGCGCTCGGCGCATGCAAGGCCCTGACCCTGAAGCTCTACGCGAAGAAGAAAGGCATCCCGCTGACCGGCGTTGGCGTAGAGGTCAAGCGCGACAACAGCCAGGAGCAAAAAGGCAAATACGCCCTGCACGTCAAACTGACCCTCAAGGGCGTGCTCACCGACGCCCAGCGCGACGAACTGCATCGCGTGGCCGACCGCTGCCCAGTGCACAAGCTGATGACCACCAGCGAAGTCAGCATCGAAACCCACCTCTCCGAAGGCGCGTTCAGCCAATAG
- a CDS encoding DUF3108 domain-containing protein — MRRALLFACALLALPFAQAAELQPFSASYTADWKQLPMSGTAERSLTKEANGVWKLSFKASMMIASLTEESTLTLDKDTLLPQSYHFERGGLGKAKKADLDFDWTTKMVTGTDRGDAVKIPLNRGMVDKSTYQLALQHDVAAGKKSMSYQVVDDGEVDTYDFRVLGSEKVDTKAGQIDAIKVERVRDPTQSKRITVLWFAKDWDYLLVRLQQVETDGKEYNIMLLDGKVNGKAVKGS; from the coding sequence ATGCGTCGCGCCCTGCTCTTCGCTTGCGCTCTGCTTGCCCTGCCTTTCGCGCAGGCTGCGGAACTTCAACCCTTCTCCGCCAGCTACACCGCCGACTGGAAGCAGCTGCCCATGAGCGGCACCGCCGAGCGCAGCCTGACCAAGGAAGCCAACGGCGTCTGGAAGCTCAGCTTCAAGGCATCGATGATGATTGCCAGCCTGACCGAAGAAAGCACCCTGACCCTGGACAAGGACACCCTGCTGCCACAGTCCTACCACTTTGAGCGCGGCGGCCTGGGCAAAGCCAAGAAGGCTGACCTGGATTTCGACTGGACCACCAAAATGGTCACCGGCACCGATCGCGGCGACGCGGTCAAGATCCCGCTCAACCGCGGCATGGTCGACAAATCCACTTACCAGTTGGCCCTGCAGCATGACGTGGCCGCCGGCAAGAAAAGCATGAGCTATCAGGTGGTCGATGATGGTGAAGTCGATACTTATGACTTCCGCGTGCTGGGTTCGGAAAAAGTCGACACCAAGGCTGGCCAGATCGACGCGATCAAGGTCGAGCGCGTGCGCGACCCGACACAAAGCAAGCGCATCACCGTGCTGTGGTTCGCCAAGGATTGGGATTACCTGCTGGTTCGCCTGCAACAGGTCGAGACCGACGGCAAGGAGTACAACATCATGCTCCTGGACGGCAAGGTCAACGGCAAGGCTGTCAAAGGCAGCTGA
- the purN gene encoding phosphoribosylglycinamide formyltransferase yields MSVTCDVVVLLSGTGSNLQALIDSTRTGDSPVRIAAVISNRADAYGLQRAREAGIDTRSLDHKAFEGREAFDAALIELIDAFNPKLVVLAGFMRILSADFVRHYAGRLLNIHPSLLPKYKGLHTHQRALEAGDTEHGCSVHFVTEELDGGPLVVQAVIPVELHDSPQSLAQRVHTQEHLIYPMAVRWFAEGRLSLGEQGALLDGKLLAASGHLIRT; encoded by the coding sequence ATGTCCGTCACCTGTGATGTGGTGGTGCTGCTGTCCGGCACCGGCAGTAACTTGCAGGCCTTGATCGACAGCACGCGGACCGGCGACAGCCCGGTCCGCATCGCTGCGGTGATTTCCAACCGCGCCGACGCCTACGGCCTGCAACGCGCCAGGGAGGCGGGTATCGACACCCGCTCGCTGGATCACAAGGCTTTCGAAGGCCGCGAAGCCTTCGATGCCGCGCTGATCGAACTGATCGACGCTTTCAATCCCAAACTCGTGGTCCTGGCCGGTTTCATGCGCATCCTGAGCGCTGATTTCGTGCGTCACTACGCGGGTCGCCTGCTCAACATCCATCCCTCGCTGCTGCCCAAATACAAAGGGTTACACACTCATCAGCGCGCGCTGGAGGCCGGCGACACTGAACACGGCTGTTCCGTGCACTTTGTCACCGAGGAACTCGATGGCGGACCACTGGTCGTACAGGCAGTAATACCGGTAGAGTTGCACGATTCGCCGCAGAGTCTGGCGCAGCGAGTTCATACCCAGGAACACCTTATCTACCCGATGGCCGTACGCTGGTTTGCCGAAGGTCGCTTATCACTCGGTGAACAAGGTGCTTTACTGGATGGCAAGTTACTCGCGGCCAGTGGCCACTTGATTCGAACCTAG
- the purM gene encoding phosphoribosylformylglycinamidine cyclo-ligase: MSKQPSLSYKDAGVDIDAGEALVERIKSVAKRTARPEVMGGLGGFGALCEIPAGYKQPVLVSGTDGVGTKLRLALNLNKHDSIGIDLVAMCVNDLVVCGAEPLFFLDYYATGKLNVETATQVVTGIGAGCELSGCSLVGGETAEMPGMYEGEDYDLAGFCVGVVEKSEIIDGSKVAAGDALLALPSSGPHSNGYSLIRKIIEVSGADIENIQLDGKPLTDLLMAPTRIYVKPLLKLIKETGAVKAMAHITGGGLLDNIPRVLPKGAQAVVDVASWNRPAVFDWLQEKGNVDENEMHRVLNCGVGMVICVAQEHVETALNVLREAGEQPWVIGQIATAAEGAAQVELKNLKAH; this comes from the coding sequence ATGAGCAAGCAACCCTCCCTGAGCTACAAGGACGCCGGTGTAGACATCGACGCCGGTGAAGCATTGGTCGAACGCATCAAGAGCGTCGCCAAGCGCACTGCGCGCCCGGAAGTCATGGGCGGCCTGGGCGGTTTCGGCGCCCTCTGCGAAATCCCGGCCGGCTACAAGCAGCCTGTGCTGGTTTCCGGCACCGACGGCGTCGGCACCAAGCTGCGCCTGGCGCTGAACCTGAACAAACACGACAGCATCGGCATCGACCTGGTCGCCATGTGCGTGAACGACCTGGTGGTCTGCGGCGCCGAGCCGTTGTTCTTCCTCGACTACTACGCCACCGGCAAACTCAACGTCGAAACCGCGACCCAGGTCGTGACCGGTATCGGCGCAGGCTGCGAACTGTCCGGCTGCTCCCTGGTCGGCGGCGAAACCGCTGAAATGCCTGGCATGTACGAAGGCGAAGACTACGACCTGGCCGGTTTCTGCGTCGGCGTCGTGGAGAAATCCGAAATCATCGACGGTTCGAAAGTCGCTGCCGGCGATGCCCTGCTCGCCCTGCCGTCTTCCGGCCCGCACTCCAACGGCTACTCGCTGATCCGCAAGATCATCGAAGTGTCGGGTGCCGACATCGAAAACATCCAGCTCGACGGCAAACCGCTGACCGACCTGCTGATGGCCCCGACCCGCATCTACGTGAAGCCGCTGTTGAAGCTGATCAAGGAGACCGGCGCGGTCAAAGCCATGGCCCACATCACCGGTGGCGGCCTGCTGGACAACATCCCGCGTGTACTGCCGAAAGGCGCTCAAGCGGTGGTTGACGTGGCGAGCTGGAACCGCCCTGCCGTGTTCGACTGGCTGCAAGAGAAAGGCAACGTCGACGAAAACGAAATGCACCGCGTACTGAACTGCGGCGTCGGCATGGTGATCTGCGTGGCTCAAGAGCACGTTGAAACCGCGCTGAACGTACTGCGTGAAGCTGGCGAGCAGCCTTGGGTCATTGGTCAGATCGCCACCGCTGCCGAAGGCGCGGCCCAGGTAGAACTAAAGAACCTCAAGGCTCATTAA
- a CDS encoding DUF2066 domain-containing protein yields MRFFRSLFVGCLSLVSLASHAETVKGLYQVREPVTSQAPEERDQATQRALDTLVLRLTGDPKAAQSPGLAAVRKDPQQIISQYGFDAGPPEVLKVDFDPTSTEQALRRAGLSLWGANRPSILGWWLNDSAEGSSLVGDGQAAAAPLRRAAQHRGLPLRLPLADLSEQLVATAPNLEGTDAAPLRGASERYNADALLAVHAREEGGQWQAKWHLWLGDQKEAGSVQGADQAAVADAVLLAVSQRLAPRFVVKPGASGEQLLEVQGMNLEHYATLGRLLEPFGARLQSVDGNRILYRVNGSAEQLRSQLSLAKLQEVPAGEAPAPTVPVQPVAQGSAPAVAPAPAPVPQLRFRW; encoded by the coding sequence ATGCGTTTTTTCAGATCATTGTTTGTGGGTTGTTTGTCCCTGGTCAGCCTGGCGAGTCATGCTGAAACCGTAAAAGGCCTTTATCAGGTGCGCGAGCCAGTCACCAGTCAGGCGCCTGAAGAGCGCGATCAAGCCACCCAGCGCGCGCTCGACACGCTGGTATTGCGCCTGACCGGAGACCCCAAGGCGGCGCAAAGTCCGGGGTTGGCGGCCGTCCGCAAGGACCCGCAGCAGATCATCAGTCAGTACGGCTTCGACGCCGGCCCGCCGGAAGTGCTGAAAGTCGATTTCGATCCGACCTCCACCGAACAGGCGTTGCGCCGTGCCGGGCTGTCGCTGTGGGGGGCGAACCGGCCGTCGATCCTCGGTTGGTGGTTGAATGATTCCGCCGAAGGTTCGAGTCTGGTCGGTGATGGCCAGGCCGCTGCTGCGCCGCTACGTCGTGCCGCACAGCATCGTGGTCTGCCGCTGCGTCTGCCATTGGCGGACTTGAGTGAACAATTGGTCGCCACTGCACCGAATCTGGAAGGTACGGATGCAGCGCCACTGCGCGGTGCATCGGAGCGTTACAACGCCGATGCCTTGCTGGCGGTGCATGCGCGGGAGGAGGGCGGTCAGTGGCAGGCCAAATGGCATTTGTGGCTGGGCGATCAGAAGGAGGCGGGCAGCGTGCAGGGCGCGGATCAGGCCGCTGTGGCTGACGCGGTGCTGCTGGCGGTCAGTCAGCGTCTGGCGCCACGGTTTGTGGTCAAGCCAGGTGCTTCGGGTGAGCAATTGCTGGAAGTGCAAGGCATGAATCTGGAGCACTATGCAACGCTGGGGCGTTTGCTTGAGCCGTTTGGCGCGCGTCTGCAAAGTGTTGACGGTAACCGTATTCTCTACCGGGTCAATGGCAGTGCCGAGCAGTTGCGCTCGCAGTTGTCGCTGGCGAAGTTGCAGGAGGTTCCGGCGGGTGAGGCGCCGGCTCCGACGGTGCCTGTCCAGCCGGTGGCCCAGGGTTCGGCGCCCGCTGTTGCGCCAGCGCCTGCACCGGTGCCGCAACTGCGTTTCCGTTGGTAA
- a CDS encoding AI-2E family transporter — MADTRRWFWLGGVVLLCAFIWLLHPILTPFLVALLLAYLFDPLVDRLEKAGLSRTWGVVAVFALFSLIFTTLLLVLVPMLAKQLFRLYELAPQMLDWLQHTALPWAQSKFGLSDGFWKFDKLKAAISEHMGQTTDIVGMVLSQATASGLALIGWLANLVLIPVVSFYLLRDWDVMMAKIRSLLPRAREERVVILAGECHEVLGAFVRGQLLVMVALGVIYSAGLMLVGLELGLLIGMIAGLAAIVPYMGFVIGIGAALIAGLFQFGGDLYPMIGIVAVFMVGQALEGMVLTPLLVGDRIGLHPVAVIFAILAGGELFGFTGVLLALPVAAVIMVLVRHVHDLYKDSDIYSGVDEPEL, encoded by the coding sequence ATGGCCGATACGCGGCGTTGGTTCTGGTTGGGTGGAGTGGTTCTGCTCTGCGCGTTTATCTGGCTGTTGCATCCGATTTTGACGCCGTTCCTGGTGGCGCTGTTGTTGGCCTACTTGTTCGACCCGCTGGTGGATCGCCTGGAAAAGGCCGGGCTCTCGCGGACCTGGGGCGTGGTGGCGGTGTTCGCGTTGTTCTCTTTGATTTTCACCACGTTGCTGCTGGTGCTGGTGCCGATGCTCGCCAAGCAGTTGTTCCGCTTGTATGAGCTGGCGCCACAGATGCTCGACTGGTTGCAGCACACTGCATTGCCGTGGGCGCAATCGAAGTTCGGGTTATCGGATGGCTTCTGGAAATTCGACAAGCTCAAGGCGGCAATCAGCGAACACATGGGCCAGACCACCGACATTGTCGGCATGGTGTTGAGTCAGGCGACCGCTTCCGGCCTTGCGTTGATCGGTTGGCTGGCCAATCTGGTGCTGATCCCGGTGGTGAGCTTTTACCTGCTGCGGGACTGGGACGTGATGATGGCCAAGATCCGCAGCCTGTTGCCCCGCGCTCGTGAAGAGCGCGTCGTGATTCTGGCCGGCGAATGCCATGAAGTGCTGGGGGCGTTCGTACGCGGGCAGCTGCTGGTCATGGTGGCGCTGGGTGTGATCTATTCGGCGGGCCTGATGCTGGTAGGGCTCGAGCTGGGGTTGCTGATCGGGATGATCGCCGGTCTGGCGGCGATTGTGCCGTACATGGGGTTTGTCATCGGGATTGGCGCGGCGTTGATTGCCGGTCTGTTCCAGTTTGGTGGCGACCTGTACCCGATGATTGGCATCGTTGCGGTGTTCATGGTCGGCCAGGCGCTGGAAGGCATGGTGCTGACGCCGTTGCTGGTGGGCGACCGGATCGGCCTGCATCCGGTGGCGGTGATCTTTGCGATTTTGGCCGGCGGTGAACTGTTCGGTTTTACCGGCGTGCTGCTGGCGCTCCCGGTGGCGGCGGTGATCATGGTGCTGGTGCGCCATGTGCATGATTTGTATAAAGATTCTGATATCTACAGTGGCGTCGATGAACCTGAGCTGTAA
- the hda gene encoding DnaA regulatory inactivator Hda: MKPIQLPLGVRLRDDATFINYYPGANAAALGYVERLCEADAGWTESLIYLWGKDGVGRTHLLQAACLRFEQLGEPAVYLPLAELLDRGIEILDNLEQYELVCLDDLQAVAGRADWEEALFHLFNRLRDSGRRLLIAASTSPRELPVKLADLKSRLTLALIFQMRPLSDEDKLRALQLRASRRGLHLTDEVGHFILTRGTRSMSALFELLERLDQASLQAQRKLTIPFLKETLGW; the protein is encoded by the coding sequence ATGAAACCGATTCAGCTGCCCCTAGGTGTGCGTCTGCGTGATGACGCTACCTTTATCAATTACTACCCAGGCGCCAATGCCGCTGCACTCGGCTATGTCGAGCGGCTTTGCGAAGCCGACGCCGGCTGGACCGAAAGCCTGATTTATCTCTGGGGCAAGGACGGGGTAGGGCGTACGCATCTGCTGCAGGCGGCCTGTCTGCGCTTTGAACAGTTGGGGGAGCCGGCGGTGTACCTGCCGTTGGCCGAGCTGCTGGATCGCGGTATCGAAATCCTCGACAACCTCGAACAATACGAACTGGTCTGCCTCGACGACTTGCAAGCGGTTGCCGGGCGCGCGGATTGGGAAGAGGCGTTGTTCCATCTGTTCAATCGCCTGCGTGACAGCGGTCGGCGTTTGCTGATTGCGGCATCGACCTCGCCGCGCGAATTGCCGGTGAAGCTGGCGGACCTGAAATCCCGTCTGACCCTGGCGCTGATCTTCCAGATGCGTCCGCTGTCCGACGAAGACAAATTGCGTGCCTTGCAACTGCGTGCATCCCGTCGCGGCCTGCACCTGACCGACGAAGTCGGGCATTTTATTTTGACTCGCGGTACTCGCAGCATGAGCGCGTTGTTCGAGCTGCTTGAGCGTCTCGATCAGGCCTCCCTTCAAGCTCAACGCAAGCTGACCATTCCGTTCCTGAAAGAAACGTTGGGCTGGTAA
- a CDS encoding C40 family peptidase, which produces MLNRFAPLVPLALVTLLFGCAAHSPVSQQEQQQQVKNSVTAQSSSVLFQEELATDKELADFADGKSYQLPVLADSILERGMSLIGTRYRFGGTSEAGFDCSGFIGYLFREEAGMNLPRSTREMINVDAPLVSRSALKPGDLLFFATNGRRGRVSHAGIYLGDNQFIHSSSRKSGGVRVDSLGDSYWSKTFIEAKRALAMAPTVVTARK; this is translated from the coding sequence ATGCTAAATCGCTTCGCACCCCTCGTGCCTCTCGCACTCGTCACCCTGTTGTTCGGTTGCGCTGCTCACTCTCCAGTGTCCCAGCAAGAGCAACAACAGCAGGTTAAAAATTCAGTTACTGCGCAATCTTCTTCCGTTCTTTTCCAGGAAGAGCTGGCCACCGATAAAGAACTGGCAGACTTCGCCGACGGCAAGTCCTACCAGCTTCCGGTTCTGGCCGACAGCATCCTCGAGCGTGGCATGTCCTTGATCGGTACCCGTTACCGTTTCGGCGGCACCTCCGAGGCTGGCTTCGATTGCAGCGGCTTCATCGGTTACCTGTTTCGTGAAGAGGCCGGCATGAACCTGCCGCGTTCCACTCGCGAAATGATCAACGTTGACGCGCCACTGGTTTCCCGTAGCGCGCTCAAGCCGGGCGATCTACTGTTCTTCGCCACCAATGGTCGCCGCGGTCGTGTCAGTCACGCCGGGATCTACCTGGGTGACAACCAGTTCATCCACTCCAGCAGCCGCAAAAGCGGTGGTGTCCGGGTCGATAGCCTGGGCGACAGCTACTGGAGCAAAACCTTCATCGAAGCCAAGCGCGCACTTGCGATGGCCCCGACCGTGGTCACTGCACGCAAGTAA
- a CDS encoding C40 family peptidase — protein MTMSARLALMFFAALLSACASRTPPPAPVVRAPIVFGSAQPFSPEAEDVLFRALGLVGTPYRWGGNTPDSGFDCSGLIGYVYRDVTGISLPRTTREMISMQAANVGKEGLQTGDLVFFATNGGSQVSHAGIYVGEGRFVHAPATGGTVKLDSLSKAYWQKAYLSAKRVLQPEHLARNP, from the coding sequence ATGACGATGTCGGCCCGCCTCGCACTCATGTTCTTCGCAGCGCTGCTCAGTGCCTGCGCCAGCCGCACACCGCCACCTGCGCCGGTGGTTCGCGCACCCATTGTCTTCGGCTCCGCGCAACCCTTTTCGCCTGAGGCGGAAGACGTGTTGTTTCGCGCCTTGGGCCTCGTGGGCACGCCTTATCGCTGGGGCGGCAATACGCCAGATTCCGGGTTCGATTGCAGCGGTCTGATCGGTTATGTCTACCGTGACGTGACGGGCATTTCCCTGCCACGCACCACGCGCGAGATGATCAGCATGCAGGCAGCCAATGTCGGCAAGGAAGGCTTGCAAACCGGCGACCTGGTTTTCTTCGCCACCAATGGCGGCTCCCAGGTCAGCCATGCCGGGATCTACGTTGGCGAAGGTCGTTTCGTCCATGCGCCAGCCACTGGCGGCACGGTGAAGCTCGACAGCTTGTCCAAAGCGTATTGGCAGAAAGCTTACCTGAGCGCCAAGCGTGTTCTGCAACCCGAGCATCTGGCGCGTAACCCCTAG
- a CDS encoding class I SAM-dependent methyltransferase, which produces MTARTLNIDDSLYQYLLDVSLRETPLLKRLRDETQALPMARWQVAPEQGQFLALLVKLTGARRLLEVGTFTGYSALCMAAALPDDGSLICCDIPGDYNATALRYWKEAGVAERIDLRLAPALETLARLDQPGQFDLIFIDTDKANYPAYLEHALRLLRVGGLAVFDNTLWSGRVLEPNPESADTRAIQALNRALKDDSRVDLSLLPLGDGLTLCRKR; this is translated from the coding sequence ATGACCGCCCGCACACTCAATATCGACGATTCCCTGTATCAATACCTGCTCGACGTTTCCCTTAGGGAAACGCCGCTGCTCAAGCGTTTGCGCGATGAAACCCAGGCGCTGCCGATGGCGCGCTGGCAGGTGGCGCCGGAGCAGGGGCAGTTCCTCGCATTGCTGGTGAAGCTCACCGGCGCGAGGCGTTTGCTGGAAGTCGGCACCTTCACCGGTTACAGCGCGTTGTGCATGGCGGCGGCATTGCCGGATGACGGTTCGCTGATTTGCTGTGATATCCCCGGCGACTACAACGCCACGGCGCTCCGTTACTGGAAGGAAGCGGGCGTCGCCGAACGAATTGACCTGCGCCTGGCGCCTGCGCTGGAAACCCTGGCTCGGCTGGATCAACCCGGTCAATTCGATTTGATTTTCATTGATACCGACAAGGCCAACTATCCGGCCTACCTGGAGCACGCGCTGCGTCTGCTGCGCGTCGGTGGCCTGGCGGTGTTCGATAACACCCTGTGGAGCGGGAGGGTGCTGGAGCCGAATCCCGAAAGCGCAGACACTCGCGCTATCCAGGCGCTCAATCGCGCCTTGAAGGATGACTCGCGTGTGGATCTGTCGTTGTTGCCGCTGGGCGATGGTTTAACCCTCTGCCGCAAGCGGTAA
- a CDS encoding PQQ-dependent sugar dehydrogenase produces the protein MHKPRLVLVIALTGGLAACSETSTLQVSDGTGPSPRLPEPNKTLIPTVNIAPAIGWPDGAKPTVAAGTQVAAFAENLDHPRWLYVLPNGDVLVAETNAPPKPDDGKGVRGWVMKKAMGRAGAGVPSPNRITLLRDKDHDGIAETRTVFLENLNSPFGMTLVGNDLYVADTDRLLRFHYQDGATTIKSPPIKVVDLPGGTLNHHWTKNVIASKDGSKLYVTVGSNSNVAENGMDQEEGRAAIWEVDRATGKHRIFASGLRNPNGMAWEPRSGALWTAVNERDEIGSDLVPDYITSVKDGGFYGWPYSYYGQHVDIRVEPQNPDLVAKAIAPDYAVGPHTASLGLTFAEGNRLPAQFKEGVFIGQHGSWNRKPHSGYKVIFVPFSAGKPNGSPVDVLTGFLNDEEKAMGRPVGVVIDQQGDLLVADDVGNKVWRVSATQ, from the coding sequence ATGCACAAGCCCCGGCTCGTTCTCGTCATCGCCCTCACAGGAGGGCTCGCTGCCTGCAGCGAGACCTCCACCCTGCAAGTCTCCGACGGCACCGGCCCGTCCCCTCGACTGCCAGAACCGAACAAGACCCTGATCCCGACAGTGAACATCGCCCCGGCAATCGGCTGGCCGGACGGCGCGAAACCCACGGTGGCAGCGGGTACGCAAGTGGCGGCATTTGCTGAAAACCTCGATCACCCGCGTTGGCTCTACGTGCTGCCGAACGGCGACGTGCTCGTCGCCGAAACCAATGCGCCGCCCAAACCCGATGATGGCAAAGGCGTTAGAGGCTGGGTCATGAAGAAAGCCATGGGCCGCGCCGGTGCCGGCGTCCCGAGCCCGAACCGCATCACGTTGCTGCGCGACAAAGACCACGACGGCATCGCCGAAACTCGCACGGTGTTCCTGGAAAACCTCAATTCGCCCTTCGGCATGACCCTGGTCGGCAACGACCTGTATGTCGCCGACACGGACCGCTTGCTGCGATTTCACTACCAGGACGGCGCCACGACCATCAAGTCGCCGCCGATCAAAGTGGTTGATCTGCCGGGCGGCACGCTGAATCACCACTGGACCAAAAACGTGATCGCCAGCAAGGACGGCAGCAAGCTGTACGTCACGGTGGGCTCCAACAGCAACGTCGCCGAAAACGGCATGGATCAGGAAGAAGGTCGCGCGGCGATCTGGGAAGTGGATCGCGCCACCGGCAAGCATCGAATTTTCGCCTCGGGCCTGCGCAATCCCAACGGCATGGCCTGGGAACCGCGGAGCGGCGCGTTGTGGACGGCGGTCAACGAGCGGGATGAAATCGGCAGCGACCTGGTGCCGGACTACATCACCTCGGTCAAGGACGGCGGGTTCTATGGCTGGCCTTACAGCTACTACGGCCAGCACGTCGACATTCGCGTCGAGCCGCAAAACCCGGACCTGGTGGCCAAGGCCATTGCTCCGGACTACGCGGTCGGCCCGCATACCGCCTCACTGGGTCTGACGTTCGCTGAAGGCAACAGGCTGCCAGCGCAATTCAAGGAAGGCGTGTTCATTGGCCAGCATGGTTCATGGAACCGCAAGCCGCACAGTGGCTACAAAGTGATTTTCGTGCCGTTCAGTGCCGGCAAACCGAACGGAAGCCCGGTTGATGTGCTCACGGGTTTCCTCAATGACGAGGAAAAAGCCATGGGCCGGCCGGTGGGTGTGGTGATTGATCAGCAGGGAGATTTGCTGGTGGCGGATGATGTGGGGAATAAGGTGTGGCGGGTGTCGGCAACCCAGTAA
- the cobO gene encoding cob(I)yrinic acid a,c-diamide adenosyltransferase produces the protein MTDTPDRDERHLARMLRKKAVIDERIANSPNECGLLLVLTGNGKGKSSSAFGMLARSMGHGMQCGVVQFIKGRSSTGEELFFRRFPEQVRFHVMGEGFTWETQDRQRDIAAAEAAWEVSRELLRDPSIGLVVLDELNIALKHGYLDLDQVLSDLQARPPMQHVVVTGRGAKPEMIELADTVTEMGVIKHAFQAGIKAQKGVEL, from the coding sequence ATGACTGATACTCCCGATCGTGACGAACGCCATCTGGCGCGTATGCTGCGCAAAAAAGCCGTGATCGACGAACGCATCGCCAACTCCCCGAATGAATGCGGCCTGCTGCTGGTGCTGACCGGTAACGGCAAGGGCAAAAGCAGCTCGGCTTTCGGCATGCTCGCCCGCTCGATGGGCCACGGCATGCAGTGCGGCGTGGTGCAGTTCATCAAGGGGCGCAGCAGCACGGGCGAAGAGTTGTTCTTCCGACGCTTCCCGGAGCAGGTGCGTTTTCATGTGATGGGCGAGGGCTTTACCTGGGAAACCCAGGACCGCCAGCGTGACATCGCCGCCGCCGAAGCCGCGTGGGAAGTGTCCCGCGAACTGTTGCGCGATCCGTCGATTGGCCTGGTGGTGCTCGATGAACTGAACATCGCCCTCAAGCACGGCTACCTTGACCTCGATCAGGTGCTCAGCGACTTGCAGGCGCGTCCGCCGATGCAACACGTGGTCGTCACGGGTCGCGGCGCCAAGCCGGAAATGATCGAGCTGGCTGACACTGTCACTGAAATGGGCGTCATCAAACACGCTTTCCAGGCCGGGATCAAAGCGCAAAAAGGCGTCGAGCTGTGA